Within Wyeomyia smithii strain HCP4-BCI-WySm-NY-G18 chromosome 2, ASM2978416v1, whole genome shotgun sequence, the genomic segment ATGATAAAACAAGTCTTAATGTTAAAAAGTAACCTTAATTTTAGCTGCCAACGTTAGCGGTTGAAATCCGAGCGTATTTTCCGCATCCCGCTTGACTTGAATAATGTCCCTACCAagcagctccttgaagtgtgtgGCCAGATGCCTTCGCAGCAACGTTTTACTCGGTGGAATGCTGAGCAACTCAGCCATCAGTTCGGCAGTGAATTTAACCTCGTACATCATCAGGGCGCCATGAACTCCGGCACCGCGAAGATTCGGCGCATACTCCGAGAGATCGACGGCCCTCAGCCATTCCATTATCCGATGGCAGGACCACAGCTGCACCTCATCCTTTATGCCACACGATTCATCCGTTATAGAGCGTCGGATTAAACACTCCGGGTTCCACTTTTGCTCTCTCATCAGCTGAATACCCCGCCGGATACTGGCCACATGCAGACAGGAAGTTACATGGAGGGTGACTAGATCGTCCATGGTCAGTTTGTGCAACATGCGTCCATCCATTCGGGCGGCAGTGAAGCTATCTTTGTGCTGGGGTAAACCTACGTCATCCAACCATCGAATAACctgtgaaaaaattaaaattttcattaaagaCTCCTCAAGAATTCAGCTTCATATCCTACCCAAGGTGTATCCAACTTTCCGGCATTCTTAAACAACACATCACTATCATCACTTCCCGTGAAATCGATCACCGCCAACACAATCTTCTTCCTATGCAGGGGATTTTTAATGTTCAATTCTTTTTCAATGTCCACCGGAGAAGCTTGGGCGAGTTCGGCTGCTCCGCCCACCTTCAGCCACCGTCGTAGATCCTCCTCGTACATGTTGAGCCCGAGCTGTTCGAACCACTGGCACAACACATCCAAACTCCACTCCCGGAACGGTTTGTCCGGCTTTCGGAACTCCGTACTCCAACCTAAACGTCCACCGGCAGTGGCTCGGATGCCGCCCCGTCTAAAATCGCCCTCCATTGGTGCGTCCTCCAGGGTGCCACTGTTGCTGCGTTTGATTTTGCCAAAGATATTTCGCAAGCCTTTCAGATTTTTGTGACTCATCGATGGGGACGGCGAAGGTTGCGGTGTGTAGCTCCGTTGGCTGGCCTGTCCGTCAGTGCGGTCACTGGAAATCGTTCCGGAGTCTGCTGTGGAGATGAgatgaaatcgaaaattttagaaACGAGTTGAAATTACCGCTCCGATAATTAAATCCATCAACAAAGCGAACAACAGCTTGGATCTGATGGTGTTGCTAATCCTGTTGTTGCGGTTAGCGGCCAAACTGGAGACACTTCAAACTAATGGGATGCTTTTAATGTGGACAACGATCCGACTTGGGACAGTGGATTAAATTTCTGAACTACAGGAGCTAAATCGAAACAAACGCCAGAGGGTTAATTTTGAATTACGTTTGTTCTTGGTCCTGATCTTCATCCTTTGTCTCATCGAAGTCGCGACCAAGAACAAAGTTTAACTGTACAAAACCAAACGTGTGTTAATCAATCACTAACAACCAAACCAGGAATGGGAGGGAAAAAAAGGGAGAGGGACACGTTTCGAGTGAAGACACAACTGAAAATGAAGACACAACTGAAAGCCACGATGATGCAGTTAGGCGTCgcggaaaaacaaaaacaaagaaCCTAGATTTGGAACGGAATATCCACGCAGTTGATCGCCAACGGCGGTAGACGGGAAGAAAACATTTTTCTGCGAACGAAAACCCGCATCCAGAATGGGAGTGCTCTTGGCTGCCAGTTGAGTGTTTTGTGATGACTTTGGAGCATCACTTTGAGCCACCGTTCCGGTGGGTGGTTCCGTAGTCGCTCGTTCCTGATGATCTTGGTCGAGATCGATCAACTGTTCACGGGACGACCCAACCGGAGGTTCCGTGCAGTGAATATTCTGTGCCGAAGCGAAAGTCGGTCTggtttgtttcaaatttgagcTGAGCGCACTGGACAGCGATAGAGCATTCATCGATGCGGACATATTAAAAGCTGCATCACCGCTAACATTGGAATCCGCTACTGAAGGTGCGATTGCTGGAAGGAAAGCAGAATCGGTCGGTGCAGGAGGGACCGTTTCAGCTTTAGAATTAAGAATAATGATATTTCTTTCTAGTGAGGTTAGACATTTACCAAATGCTACGTTGCGCCTCAGATTGGCGTTGGCGTCGGTGGCGTCAGAGGAACCGTTGACGGGTGCACTGGCCCCGGAACTACTACCGCTTGATCCGCTGGCGGTGGACAGTGTCGTCGCGAAGGCTTGCCGTGGAAGACTGCTGTAGTGTAGATCCACTCGCTGCCGGTAGGAAGCTGGTGGGGTCTAAAAACAAATTCCAAATTAGTTGACTGAAGCCTTTCAGGTTTTTATGAAGCAAACTTTTGGTGTAATAGGACTAGGTGAGGTGGCCCCGGCTTGCTGGGGCAGACTACCGTGGCTACCGTGATGCAGTGGTGATGTGTTGACTGAGTTCCCGGGTGTTGAGGTGACAAGGCGCCCACTACCGAGTGGCGCTGTCCGCCGCAGAAGACTCGCCGTGATGTTGCTGCTGTTATTGTTCAACAAATTGGTGAGCAAGCTACCGTTGGTAAGCGGGGTACCGTTAACCAAACTGGTTCGTAATTCTAGATTTTCTCGTTCCAAGGCCGCTTGCTGCAGTTTTAGTTCGCTCATGGCCGACATGAGTTCTAGTTTTTGCGTTTCCAGCGAAGATCTGGAGAGCATTTCCTTGGTGGAAAGagtgaagagaaaaaaatataatggtTAGAAGAGGTAAAAATTGTTGTCGTTTCTAGAGAGGAAGCTTGCGTTAGTATGAAAGGGAAGTTAAGTAATCAAATTGTTAGAATTATGTTAAGATTAAATTCGTTACTATTTTACAGCTAGACATGCAAAAAGTATACTTTAGTATTTCATTATATAACAGCTTATGAAAAAGGCAATATTAAACACTGGTGTTAAAATGACATTCAAGCGTTATCTTTCAAGTGTTGCTGAAATCGATATGAAAGACCTTGGTGAATAAAATGGTCAgatgcaaaaatgtcaaaaactatCAAATCTGAAAACACTGTCACAATTGTTAAATCCATCAAAATCGTAGAAACTTGCGTAAATGTAAAGCAATATCAAATAACCTCGAATGATATCAAACAATGTAAATAATATTACATAATGTCAAAAGTATTCAACAATCTCAAAAGTTGTCCATTAggtcaaaatatatgaaaatgacAAACTTAAAAGAATATTAACGAATTACTAACTTAAAACAAAGACGATGTACAGTTTTATTACTAGACTCTGCGAACCTCTACGGGATCAAGTATCCAAGCTTTCTCAGCTgacttttaaatttgaattttcgagCGTCaaccaaaaaatataaaatattttcagtttcatgGTATAGACCGCTCCGATAATTATAATagcacttacgatcaaccgtcatttcgaataacgtgcagtattcaaccaaacgttggctgtgtcctgttgtttacatccaaaagaaacagatgttgtatttttttctaacatttagtgcgaaattttgaaaatgcgtggcctttctcccgagcaaagaaagcgaattgtgcacaaatggggcaccgtgagtggtctttctataagaaaattagccagagaagaaggcattgcggaagtattgtggagagtgcacatttactgatgccccaagacgtggtagaaaacccgggcctgttgatcccacaatggacaaaaaggttaaggaatactacaagcggcatccttcagtgtcagtacgagatgtggcgagaaagcttggaaccacggcgagtaacgttatgcgtgccaagggaaaaataagtctgcagacccgtcggaagcagaagcagccaaaacgaaatccaaaacaagctgaatctgtgaaaccgagagctcggaagctttatgacaaacttctaaccaaaaaaatggggtgtgttatcatggatgacgaaacctacataaaactggactataagactctgccaggaccgcaatattatacatcaccgaagggaaaggatgtccctggaccagtgaaagccatttacaccgaaaaattcggcaagaaggtaatggtttggcaggccatttgtgaatgtgggaaaatatttcgtccattcattacgaatgacacaatgaatggtaaaatttacgtgaaagagtgtttgcagaaaaggttgttacccatgtttaagcagcataacaatcctccaatcttttggcccgatcttgcttcctgccattactctaaggatgcactagggtggtataaaacaaaaaatgtcaCATGTGTCTCAAAGGAGATGattcctccaaactgccctgaaattcgccctattgaaactttttgggctttgaccaaggcaaagctgaggaaatatgtcaaaccagcggacaatgttgaaaagtttaaaaaagattggcttaaagtggtaaaaatggtcggagaacacactgtgcaaaagcttatgagtagtgttaagagaaaagttagagaattcgcgtatcctacgaaaaataatcccaacttgaattgaaactggaaagaaaacacttgttATCTATATttaagaataaaatgacccgaaaaatcctgttttttttgttttattcaagaaagaagatgtatttataattttcggaacagtctatacgaTGATTGTTTATTTAAATTCTGAAAGTGCACCGTCGAAATTTGATTCtgcttcaaaaaatcataccgAGTAGCTCTGATTCGAAATTTTGGTCAACTAAAGACTCTTCATTGTGTAGatcaatttaataaaaaatgtaacaattttaatattttttaaggtTATTTTTCGCAACTCTCAGAGCCGTAATCCGCCAACACGTGACAGTCACTCTTTTGTCGCCTGTTGGCTGCTGTAACAGGAGCCTGTTGCAGAAGACGCACAGACAGCAAATCCCAGCGTCGCCGCTGATGGCAACAGTCCTGGTCTGGTCACAAGTTCCGATGGGTCTATGATGCCTAGATTCTTGTTCTAGTCAATACAAACGGTAAGTTGATCTATTGCAAGTCAAATCCTAGGACTAATCCTAGGAAGATAATTGCATCTTGAACagaaatattaaatttgtttcCATTACAGAACTCATCCAAATGGATTAAGCCGGTAGAAGTCCCAATGACAAACAAGAGACGATCGTTGTCTGCGCCTATTTTCTGTGTGACGTAGACGAAATACCGCCATCCGAAGTCGCAGCGCTTGTGGGGTTCTGCCGAGACATCATTATGTCATTCATCATAGGCTGGGATGCCAACGCTCAATTCAGATGTCAACAAACGAGGTAAGTCCctgcttgaataccttacttctaacaacGTTGATGTATGCAATATAGGGAACGAACCAACTTTCACAAATGCTATTAGACAAAAGGTCTTAGATCTCACTCTATGTAGCGCCTCGGAGTCAAAAGCTGGCATTTTTCTGATGAAcccagtttatcagaccataAACACATTAAATTTGACATTGAGGGTATTCCTCTTAGAAGGAAACAGCCCAGGAattcattgaagctacagagcgtttcaaaataatgtactttttttcaaaaaaaaaagacaaaatacgTCAGtacgccaagctttgaaaagtcatacaaaattcagatttcatgatattgcgcccaaattttggattcagacacttgaatgttatagcaataaaggaaaaatattatgaaacagctaacgaaaacaaaaatattttggctgatggccagcgattccccactgtgcattgaagccacatcctaaacGTTTTCGAATtcaatattataggaagattcacaactcaccatgggtgcgtattatGCAGatagttcgattttatactgtttttaccgcaccccagagcgatgagaacggtaacgcaatgctcagttcacttctcttgcgtgcgcggatgagaaattttcaagagtttcactgggtttttgctctgtcaaattaggagcgttttttcgacagagaaactattactctgcgctctctctacagcatatggtgtgatgcacattgaatgtaagctcacagttgttaagagggaagaaaactgttttctctttaagatgaagatgagtaAACCAAAGCCTGGTGAAGGCTAACTCTGCTTTTACTAAGTCAACCAAGTCGTTAAAAATTAGGGGGTGCACTAAGAACACTCGCCCTTCTCCTTGAGGCAATGTCTAACGGTAGTCTCGGGGAGACTCGCGTTCAAGAAAAATGGAGAAACGTAGAGGACTAAAAAAGAAACCACTGCAACTCTTCAATGGAGACGCTTGGTAACCGAAATGCTCGATGGAGACGCATTTGATATATTTAGTGAACACTATAGATTAACCCATCCCCACGGGTGATgccgtatggcatcacctgacatctaaaATTAGAATACAGTTCAACAGTTGTACTTGAAGTTTTGAACAGTGAAGCTGTTAAatacggttagagaacagattaagCTTTCATATGATATACAGTTTCTGCCAATAGTATATGTAGTTGATAAGTAACAAGGGTTTGATGGTATTTTTTCGAGGCAAAATTCGATTTCTCATCGCGGGGAGAGAGTTAAAACATTTCTATCTCCAAAATAGAAAAATCTCTCCGTCATCATTTGACATTGTGTGCCAAATAAGCTGAGAAATTAAAATCTAAATCAAACGATAGAAACTTCGAGGTCTTAAACCATCCCAAATGGCCATGAATTAATTTGTCCTCCTCCAAGGTGAACCAAATTCCGACTCTACGTACAGTACTTTTCAACATACCTCCTACGTTCGTCAGCTTAGTCTCTTAGGTCTAAGAACCTTGGAGATGTTTTTGTGAATTTCATTAACTATTTATGGGGTGGTTGGCCCCGTTTAAACTTTGCTATCCCATATTTCATGGATCCAAGGGAGGGCCACTCTCCACAGAGTGGAACCAAATTCAGTTCTTGTTTTGGTAGAAGTTATTTCTAAGAGTAGTATTTTACATAACGATGATCAATATTTCCACTGGCTTCGAATGCACCTTCACAAGCCAGAGCGTTTCAAACTTAAGTTTTCTAAGTTTACCactcttaaaaaaaatccagtcaGTTATCAAAATTTGCTGCCGTTGTAATCACCGAAACTGCAATCAAAATGTGTCGTTGATTTCCTTATGACCATTGCCAAACATTTGTCCAAGAGATTCATTTCATGCCATGAGCTAGAATACATAATTTTGCTCGACAATCTCACTCGTTCTCTATTTAGTCATACAGTGTCCTGTAAGCCGTCGCACAGTATGTTCAACAGCGATAGCCGCAGTTATTGTAACATATAAGCATCATCGTTGTTGGAATTATTTTCAGTTAGAACAAACGTCGATCACATGCAATTGTGTTCGGGAGCAGGGTAGATCAAGATTTCAACTCTAGCAAAAATCACTCCAATGGACAGCGACAGTATCAGAGCGGCGCTAAAATATGCATAACAAATTCTCGGTTAGGAGGACACAACACAGACGAGAAACCAGTCCGGCAGGAAGCTTCTCGGTTTCCACATTAAAAATTCACATGCAAATAGAAGCAGTTTTTCGGTGGCTACcgcaacaaaaaaataaaccgtCTGGTGGCAGATTCCTGCCGCTTCTCAAAGCACAATTTTTATTACCCATATGGGGCCTACTACAGTGCAGTGTCGTGAACTGCTACCAAGTTGTACGAGCAGGTTCTACTAGAATACTAGAGTTTAAGTTTTCCCCATTCGATAATACTCCTTTTAGTAATTTGGCCATCAGAGAAGCGGTTGTCAGCCGACCCGCTATGCAAATGTGAATTCCTAATTTTTCTCGTTTAGTGGCGTGCAACCAAGCCTGTACTTGTACTAAGGTTTTTTTGCTTCAACAAAAACTTTAATTTTCTCTGTTTGTCCGGCACGAAATGAGCATTTTTTCCACATTTTATCTTCCGGAGAAGGTCAACTTTctggaaataaaaataaaataatctaGCTAGATTGGAAAAGGCTTCAACAAGTTTCTAAAATGGGAAGATTCATGGTTCACAATCGGAGTCGACCGCCAGTTTAACGTAACAAAAACAGATTCTCTTGCAAAGAAAACAATTTGTTTACCTTACCCACGGATCATTTCGCTGTCAGCAAACAGACGAACGGGAGTTCggctgtgatttttttgctttgtttgGGTTGCTTCTTTTCAGTTATGAGCTTCTTCGGGTGAGCGTAAAAGCCCCTGCTTTTTTCTCTCAGAACTTTTATCGATGCGGTAATGTTTTAACGGACAGATTTGAGGCAGTAATTtggtggagaaaaaaaaatgataaatgcGTTTGTTATCGCGCGTTAACGTCAGTGTTCaagtttgtaaatttgtttttcaacgcCTTGAAATGCACGTTAATTAACGCACATTTTATGGTTTTCATCGCAATATTTACATTCGTGGCGCAGACGGCATTTACGCGGGTTCTTCACCGTGACGCAATTAAAAAAATCCGACTGTGTTAAGCAACTCTCAATGCAAGAACGACAAGCAACGACAAAGCTTTGTAGCTAGAGGTATTTTCTAAAGATGCTGAGTTTGTCTTTTTACCACCAACTGTAAGCGATGGCACAGAGGCGTTGTGGTTTTATGAATGCATAAAGTCTAGATTTCTGCGTTTCACAGAGCATAAAATTATTTATGAACTACCGtactaaaatgtcaaaaatattataAGTTTAAAAATGCAATAGTGTGAAAAAATTACGTCAAAccagtattttttaaataaatgttttcatGCGTAATAATCGATAAATTAAGTAGATACATTGTTAGTCATTCGTACCGTTCCAAAAAGAAAGACAAAGTCATGCATTAGTTAATATAAAATAGCGAACATTAATCATTGTGTAAGCACGATTGTTGAATCAATCTACCGttaaatattaaattgttaaattttaattgaaacagTGCTGGATTGAttaataaatttgttaaaaaatatcTTAACCTACGATGGCAACCATCTGACAaacgatttttgttttatctACATTCAACAATTACTCAATTTTATACACCAACTGAAAATGCGCTTGCGAACATTTACATGCACGCCTTCGCTTCTACACGTTTTAATTACTTTAAACATAAACTAGCGTATCGAGGGGATGCAAAACATTCACTTCTAAACTAATCCCATTCAATCGTACTATGAATTGACTTCTAGAATTTTTCATTGAACTTTAGCATTCGAAACGATGACACAACTGAATGGAACCTTTTATTTGCCCGGAGAACACAATTTCGGAAGCAATCTCCGGTCTCTACTCTACTAAAAACAGGACGGGAAGTATAACTAGTCCTCCCTTCCAGGCaactcaaaacagagaaaaaaaacatcgatacgATACGAGGATGCACTGCACAGGTCTAGGTCTAGGTCTAGTCTAGAGACAGAGGAGGTAAAAGGTAGGCAACTAAATagtgagaaatgaaaaaaataaaaaatcgcgGTACTTTCTGTTTGTCAATCTGGATGCCAACTGTTTTGGCAAATTGGCTTACTCGCTGCAAAAGATCGTCCGCATTCGACAGCAGCTGGTTTTTCTCGCTCACCGTTCGCTCCAGGTCGGCAATTTTGGTGCTCTGTGACTGTACCTGTTCGGTAAGGACCTTCACCTGCAGGGCCAGTGCCTCTTTGTCGGTCTGCAGCCGGCGGAGACGCTCGTCCGTGTCCTGGCGCTGTTGTTGGGTTAGAAAAAGGAAAGTTTGTTAGTAATTAGAAACATCAACtttttttcgaatgatttcaaGTTCAGTTATGGTTCTTCGCTACAACAAGGTGCCAACCTGACAGTCTTTTCCCCACATCATTCTGCTGTGATCGCAGGAGCAACACGGTGGTGGTGGTGGAGGTGGATGTGGTTGATAGTAACCACGGTTACAGCAGCCGCTAGGGCAAGTTAGTTCCTGGGAACCGCTAAGAGCTCCATTGCTTCCATATCGGTACAGTTCTTGCTGTCTGCGGTGATAATCAATCAATCGCAGCTCCTCCCGGCTTTGATGATTCCAGTTCC encodes:
- the LOC129725608 gene encoding liprin-beta-1 isoform X13 → MRDLPKSTTHVVKKASDIFVPGERQLHLYGGDSVRKVINTNSNNGNDKDSNSRNSQSRLNHFFEGLKASPARQSLASELGSFHPSSSEDSDGQDAAIGGVGVNVNECSDEVSNPSSSSSSEIEVADAGDDDDDVEDDDDDYEEDDGAASGRQEISFDDGSSSPLGTKQNCTTGGMMERTAGLEESRIPKLKKIRDGKQKDTSTCRDDDFTWVNSRNEAPKASVESDRRSTSHTTAGGRSMRSHDTNANVGPSGATGASVAPGSGKPPRPVTGSLDRRRHNLGANRHERDSKSRSTHSLKDKSSSSEFQKPDSMSSSLSLNSKGKATPKRSGHGQQAADDKFWIFEEHQQDSGSFNNYNSSGSSHQHQHHHNSSNNNSSRQSPRIWDPPPPPPVSHWDPHYYWNWNHQSREELRLIDYHRRQQELYRYGSNGALSGSQELTCPSGCCNRGYYQPHPPPPPPPCCSCDHSRMMWGKDCQRQDTDERLRRLQTDKEALALQVKVLTEQVQSQSTKIADLERTVSEKNQLLSNADDLLQRVSQFAKTVGIQIDKQKEMLSRSSLETQKLELMSAMSELKLQQAALERENLELRTSLVNGTPLTNGSLLTNLLNNNSSNITASLLRRTAPLGSGRLVTSTPGNSVNTSPLHHGSHGSLPQQAGATSPSPITPKTPPASYRQRVDLHYSSLPRQAFATTLSTASGSSGSSSGASAPVNGSSDATDANANLRRNVAFAIAPSVADSNVSGDAAFNMSASMNALSLSSALSSNLKQTRPTFASAQNIHCTEPPVGSSREQLIDLDQDHQERATTEPPTGTVAQSDAPKSSQNTQLAAKSTPILDAGFRSQKNVFFPSTAVGDQLRGYSVPNLADSGTISSDRTDGQASQRSYTPQPSPSPSMSHKNLKGLRNIFGKIKRSNSGTLEDAPMEGDFRRGGIRATAGGRLGWSTEFRKPDKPFREWSLDVLCQWFEQLGLNMYEEDLRRWLKVGGAAELAQASPVDIEKELNIKNPLHRKKIVLAVIDFTGSDDSDVLFKNAGKLDTPWVIRWLDDVGLPQHKDSFTAARMDGRMLHKLTMDDLVTLHVTSCLHVASIRRGIQLMREQKWNPECLIRRSITDESCGIKDEVQLWSCHRIMEWLRAVDLSEYAPNLRGAGVHGALMMYEVKFTAELMAELLSIPPSKTLLRRHLATHFKELLGRDIIQVKRDAENTLGFQPLTLAAKIKTPKKSQFSLKRKKSSKGLTGDEWSEYVCPMGDSGTR
- the LOC129725608 gene encoding liprin-beta-1 isoform X10, producing MRDLPKSTTHVVKKASDIFVPGERQLHLYGGDSVRKVINTNSNNGNDKDSNSRNSQSRLNHFFEGLKASPARQSLASELGSFHPSSSEDSDGQDAAIGGVGVNVNECSDEVSNPSSSSSSEIEVADAGDDDDDVEDDDDDYEEDDGAASGRQEISFDDGSSSPLGTKQNCTTGGMMERTAGLEESRIPKLKKIRDGKQKDTSTCRDDDFTWVNSRNEAPKASVESDRRSTSHTTAGGRSMRSHDTNANVGPSGATGASVAPGSGKPPRPVTGSLDRRRHNLGANRHERDSKSRSTHSLKDKSSSSEFQKPDSMSSSLSLNSKGKATPKRSGHGQQAADDKFWIFEEHQQDSGSFNNYNSSGSSHQHQHHHNSSNNNSSRQSPRIWDPPPPPPVSHWDPHYYWNWNHQSREELRLIDYHRRQQELYRYGSNGALSGSQELTCPSGCCNRGYYQPHPPPPPPPCCSCDHSRMMWGKDCQRQDTDERLRRLQTDKEALALQVKVLTEQVQSQSTKIADLERTVSEKNQLLSNADDLLQRVSQFAKTVGIQIDKQKEMLSRSSLETQKLELMSAMSELKLQQAALERENLELRTSLVNGTPLTNGSLLTNLLNNNSSNITASLLRRTAPLGSGRLVTSTPGNSVNTSPLHHGSHGSLPQQAGATSPSPITPKTPPASYRQRVDLHYSSLPRQAFATTLSTASGSSGSSSGASAPVNGSSDATDANANLRRNVAFAIAPSVADSNVSGDAAFNMSASMNALSLSSALSSNLKQTRPTFASAQNIHCTEPPVGSSREQLIDLDQDHQERATTEPPTGTVAQSDAPKSSQNTQLAAKSTPILDAGFRSQKNVFFPSTAVGDQLRGYSVPNLADSGTISSDRTDGQASQRSYTPQPSPSPSMSHKNLKGLRNIFGKIKRSNSGTLEDAPMEGDFRRGGIRATAGGRLGWSTEFRKPDKPFREWSLDVLCQWFEQLGLNMYEEDLRRWLKVGGAAELAQASPVDIEKELNIKNPLHRKKIVLAVIDFTGSDDSDVLFKNAGKLDTPWVIRWLDDVGLPQHKDSFTAARMDGRMLHKLTMDDLVTLHVTSCLHVASIRRGIQLMREQKWNPECLIRRSITDESCGIKDEVQLWSCHRIMEWLRAVDLSEYAPNLRGAGVHGALMMYEVKFTAELMAELLSIPPSKTLLRRHLATHFKELLGRDIIQVKRDAENTLGFQPLTLAAKIKTPKKSQFSLKRKKSSKGLTGDEWSEYVCPMGDSGQEHLPPQRQLPSSPKSAASAAGSVNNTAVGRDEA
- the LOC129725608 gene encoding liprin-beta-2 isoform X14, translating into MTRWWWFRACNNPNSHSNENRGLPAVVNGAGFAGRNCINCATNHVSSPDGAASSNGGIHHGLQSTSILAAAQSLAMSLQQQTASLQPSPDPITAGIISTWLDTHLPRQDTDERLRRLQTDKEALALQVKVLTEQVQSQSTKIADLERTVSEKNQLLSNADDLLQREMLSRSSLETQKLELMSAMSELKLQQAALERENLELRTSLVNGTPLTNGSLLTNLLNNNSSNITASLLRRTAPLGSGRLVTSTPGNSVNTSPLHHGSHGSLPQQAGATSPSPITPKTPPASYRQRVDLHYSSLPRQAFATTLSTASGSSGSSSGASAPVNGSSDATDANANLRRNVAFAIAPSVADSNVSGDAAFNMSASMNALSLSSALSSNLKQTRPTFASAQNIHCTEPPVGSSREQLIDLDQDHQERATTEPPTGTVAQSDAPKSSQNTQLAAKSTPILDAGFRSQKNVFFPSTAVGDQLRGYSVPNLADSGTISSDRTDGQASQRSYTPQPSPSPSMSHKNLKGLRNIFGKIKRSNSGTLEDAPMEGDFRRGGIRATAGGRLGWSTEFRKPDKPFREWSLDVLCQWFEQLGLNMYEEDLRRWLKVGGAAELAQASPVDIEKELNIKNPLHRKKIVLAVIDFTGSDDSDVLFKNAGKLDTPWVIRWLDDVGLPQHKDSFTAARMDGRMLHKLTMDDLVTLHVTSCLHVASIRRGIQLMREQKWNPECLIRRSITDESCGIKDEVQLWSCHRIMEWLRAVDLSEYAPNLRGAGVHGALMMYEVKFTAELMAELLSIPPSKTLLRRHLATHFKELLGRDIIQVKRDAENTLGFQPLTLAAKIKTPKKSQFSLKRKKSSKGLTGDEWSEYVCPMGDSGQEHLPPQRQLPSSPKSAASAAGSVNNTAVVNTIATTSTTTTTSKDVNQQHYSYHSHATSASSYSANTNHVTSNPMAATTKTPYTSYPDSTHSSSTTSSTTTSGAGSEVASHQQLLSNVNSTAGSDSPTSTRSSTTSTS
- the LOC129725608 gene encoding liprin-beta-1 isoform X1 gives rise to the protein MRDLPKSTTHVVKKASDIFVPGERQLHLYGGDSVRKVINTNSNNGNDKDSNSRNSQSRLNHFFEGLKASPARQSLASELGSFHPSSSEDSDGQDAAIGGVGVNVNECSDEVSNPSSSSSSEIEVADAGDDDDDVEDDDDDYEEDDGAASGRQEISFDDGSSSPLGTKQNCTTGGMMERTAGLEESRIPKLKKIRDGKQKDTSTCRDDDFTWVNSRNEAPKASVESDRRSTSHTTAGGRSMRSHDTNANVGPSGATGASVAPGSGKPPRPVTGSLDRRRHNLGANRHERDSKSRSTHSLKDKSSSSEFQKPDSMSSSLSLNSKGKATPKRSGHGQQAADDKFWIFEEHQQDSGSFNNYNSSGSSHQHQHHHNSSNNNSSRQSPRIWDPPPPPPVSHWDPHYYWNWNHQSREELRLIDYHRRQQELYRYGSNGALSGSQELTCPSGCCNRGYYQPHPPPPPPPCCSCDHSRMMWGKDCQRQDTDERLRRLQTDKEALALQVKVLTEQVQSQSTKIADLERTVSEKNQLLSNADDLLQRVSQFAKTVGIQIDKQKEMLSRSSLETQKLELMSAMSELKLQQAALERENLELRTSLVNGTPLTNGSLLTNLLNNNSSNITASLLRRTAPLGSGRLVTSTPGNSVNTSPLHHGSHGSLPQQAGATSPSPITPKTPPASYRQRVDLHYSSLPRQAFATTLSTASGSSGSSSGASAPVNGSSDATDANANLRRNVAFAIAPSVADSNVSGDAAFNMSASMNALSLSSALSSNLKQTRPTFASAQNIHCTEPPVGSSREQLIDLDQDHQERATTEPPTGTVAQSDAPKSSQNTQLAAKSTPILDAGFRSQKNVFFPSTAVGDQLRGYSVPNLADSGTISSDRTDGQASQRSYTPQPSPSPSMSHKNLKGLRNIFGKIKRSNSGTLEDAPMEGDFRRGGIRATAGGRLGWSTEFRKPDKPFREWSLDVLCQWFEQLGLNMYEEDLRRWLKVGGAAELAQASPVDIEKELNIKNPLHRKKIVLAVIDFTGSDDSDVLFKNAGKLDTPWVIRWLDDVGLPQHKDSFTAARMDGRMLHKLTMDDLVTLHVTSCLHVASIRRGIQLMREQKWNPECLIRRSITDESCGIKDEVQLWSCHRIMEWLRAVDLSEYAPNLRGAGVHGALMMYEVKFTAELMAELLSIPPSKTLLRRHLATHFKELLGRDIIQVKRDAENTLGFQPLTLAAKIKTPKKSQFSLKRKKSSKGLTGDEWSEYVCPMGDSGQEHLPPQRQLPSSPKSAASAAGSVNNTAVVNTIATTSTTTTTSKDVNQQHYSYHSHATSASSYSANTNHVTSNPMAATTKTPYTSYPDSTHSSSTTSSTTTSGAGSEVASHQQLLSNVNSTAGSDSPTSTRSSTTSTS